The stretch of DNA ATGGTTCGAGTCGAAAACATCTAACGAAAAAGAATATGTTTTCGGTAAAGGTGGCGGTCCGAAGCTTGCAGATGAGCTTCGTACAGAGCTTCTTGGGCAAATTCCATTAGGTCAACCTGATTGGAACGAGGATGATTTTGCACCTTCTGTTTATTCACGTTTACACACAACGGGTAAAATTTACGAAGAAATTGCTTCAAAAGTCATTAATAAATTAACAAAATAATGTAAAACCCCCGCTCAGCATATTACGAGCGGGGGTTTCTGTTATTGCGGTTTATTTCCTCCGGCGTCTTTACTACCGCCACCAGATTCTTTTGATGGTGATTTCCCTTGTTCTTCAGTCATGCCAGCCGCTTTAATTAATTCTACCCATTTAGCTTTTAGAAGCGGACTATCAATCGTTTCCTGCACAATTTTTTCGATTTCTTTTCGATTTGTTGACGACTTTAAAATTGTTTCCATCTGTTTTTGCATGTCAGGTTGTCCAAAGAATGATTCTAATTCCTTTTGGAAAGAAGCATCTTTCATTAAATCAGTCATGATTTTTTGTTGCTGATCCTTCATGCTTTTAGCAAATGTTTCGGAGAAGGTTGGATCTTTAAAAGTATCCTTCCAAAACTTTTCCGCATCCTTAGAAAGAAGTGTGTTTTCAATTGAGCTTTTTACATCTTCCTGTTCCAAAACTAACAGTTCTTTAAATTCAGGATCCGAAAGCATTTGTCGCATTACCTTTTTGCCCTCTTCAGTTTGCATCGTGTCTGTAACCATTTTTTTCGTCTCTTCATAAGAAGGATTACTTTGTGGTTGACCTCCACAGCCTGTCAATAAAACGATACCTATAAGAATTATCCATTTTCGCATACTCAACCTCTTTTCTCGCACTGGCCTTTTCATTTATTGTTCACAAAATCGCTGAGAATATGTAGATAACTCTTCGTAAAATAGATTTTTTACTTATTCGTTGATACAATCAGAAGAGGAACTCGAGAAAAACGGAGGATTTTTTGCTGTGACGATACGAAATTGGGTTATATTTTTCTTTAAGGGACTACTAATCGGCGGAGCCGTTACTGGTGTACTTAGTTTATTTATTCGATGGGAAGACGCATTTGCACCATATGTTGCAAGTGGTGAGTACTTAGAATTCGCAGCCAGTTTCTTATGGTTTGTGTTTCTTGGAATGACAATGAGTGTTCTCAGTCAAATGGGGTTTTTCGCCTATCTGACAGTTCATCAATTCGGTGTAAATATTTTTAGAACGCTTACGTTATGGAACTGGGTACAATTATTAATTATTGCATTAGTCATTTTTGATTTGATTAAATTCCGATTTATGCCACTAGCAGAGACCCAATCACAACTTCTGTTGTACTTGGGACTGTTGACTGTACTGTTGGTTACCGGATTGGTTGTTGCTTACTTCAAAGCAAAATGGACAAAAAAACACGCATTCATTTCCGCGTTATTTTTCATGATTGTCATCACAACTTTAGAATGGTTACCGGTTTTGATGGTAGATGAAAAAGATGTAGACCGTTATGTGACTTTATTATTGTTCCCATTATTAGCTGTGAATGCATACCAACTTTTAAAATTGCCAAAATACAATGCGAAGTCAGATGCAGACCGTTTAAAATTAGAAGAACGAAGAAAAGCACGCGCTGAAGCTGCAAAAGCAAAAGCATAAGAAAAGGGCATCCACAGTTGGATGTCCTTTTCTTATTGTCCTAAAGTATAAATGCAATCAAAGGAGTTACAATAGCTTTGGTGTCATTCGAATTTTTAGGGGAAAGTTTTCGTTTCCGTCTGATAACCAAAAAGGGTTTCTTCTATAGAAACGAAAGGATGCGCTTTTTGATAAGTAATCAGTTCTTTTAAATCAACACGAGTTTCTTGGTGTAAAGCAACGGATACAATATCTCCTTTCCGAATTGTAGGAGCATTACCAGTTATCCAATTGACGTTTGCACTGACCATATTCATTTGATAATCCCATACTTGTGTCTTTAATGGCTCAGGAAAAGCGTGATCATATGTCCGATACCAAAGCGGTATAACACCGAATGCGGATTTGAAGCGTTTGATTTCTTCTCCCAATAATTCAGGTGTTTCTTCATAGTGTTTGCTTTCGTGTCCAAGTAATCCCACTGGAATCTTTTTTTCTTTAATCTTTTTCACAATTAAAGGAGAACGTTCAATCCAATCTGCATCAAGAAATAGAAGTGGATAAGGTTTTTCTAACTTTGTAATCCACTCGTCAACATCTTCACGGCCAAAAGACAAATCCACAGTGAGTGTCATTCCATGATTGCCCTTCATCAAAACGTCAGGTTGATCTGTTACTCGGAAAACCGATGTCCATTGCTCATTTTGTTGAATAAATAAGAAAAAAACGAACACACTGATTAAGGCTATAAAAATACGTATCTTCAATTAGTTACACAACCTCCCATGAACTAGTTTATTTTTCTCCAATAAAAATTATGATATTGTATTGACATACTTTATTGGAGGATGGTAAGATACAAAAGTCGTCAAAACAAGCGGCAAACAAAAAAGAAAAAGCAAAACTTTTTGTTGACATGACAATCTGGAT from Paenisporosarcina sp. FSL H8-0542 encodes:
- the gerD gene encoding spore germination lipoprotein GerD — protein: MRKWIILIGIVLLTGCGGQPQSNPSYEETKKMVTDTMQTEEGKKVMRQMLSDPEFKELLVLEQEDVKSSIENTLLSKDAEKFWKDTFKDPTFSETFAKSMKDQQQKIMTDLMKDASFQKELESFFGQPDMQKQMETILKSSTNRKEIEKIVQETIDSPLLKAKWVELIKAAGMTEEQGKSPSKESGGGSKDAGGNKPQ
- a CDS encoding KinB-signaling pathway activation protein is translated as MTIRNWVIFFFKGLLIGGAVTGVLSLFIRWEDAFAPYVASGEYLEFAASFLWFVFLGMTMSVLSQMGFFAYLTVHQFGVNIFRTLTLWNWVQLLIIALVIFDLIKFRFMPLAETQSQLLLYLGLLTVLLVTGLVVAYFKAKWTKKHAFISALFFMIVITTLEWLPVLMVDEKDVDRYVTLLLFPLLAVNAYQLLKLPKYNAKSDADRLKLEERRKARAEAAKAKA